A stretch of the Clostridium fungisolvens genome encodes the following:
- a CDS encoding acyl-CoA dehydratase activase, with protein MYYLGVDVGSVSTDLVLIDDKMNVIEKLYLRTKGRPINAIQQGFKILKEKYNGIEVNAAGTTGSGRHIASTLIGADAIKNEITAHAVAALEIDKDVRTIIEIGGQDSKIIVLKNGVVSDFAMNTVCAAGTGSFLDRQAERLDIPIEEFGEYALKSTTPVRIAGRCAVFAESDMIHKQQLGYNDSDIIRGLCDALVRNYLNNIGKGKDIESKVFFQGGVAANKGMKAAFESSLGFEIFVPEHYNMMGAIGAALIAKASVEKSGKTNFKGFNLADSKFISKSFECEGCPNRCEVVRINENESTIGCFGDRCGKWSSKKAI; from the coding sequence ATGTACTACCTTGGCGTAGATGTAGGTTCTGTAAGTACTGATTTAGTGCTTATTGATGATAAAATGAATGTAATAGAAAAACTGTATTTAAGGACTAAGGGAAGACCAATAAATGCTATTCAGCAAGGCTTTAAGATTCTTAAAGAAAAATATAATGGAATAGAGGTAAATGCTGCAGGAACCACTGGAAGTGGCAGGCATATTGCATCAACGCTAATAGGTGCTGATGCAATAAAAAATGAGATAACAGCACATGCAGTAGCAGCTCTAGAAATTGATAAAGACGTAAGGACTATAATTGAGATTGGTGGTCAAGATTCAAAAATAATCGTTTTAAAAAATGGAGTGGTTTCTGATTTTGCAATGAATACAGTATGTGCTGCAGGTACTGGTTCATTTCTTGATAGGCAAGCAGAAAGACTAGATATTCCTATAGAAGAATTTGGTGAATACGCACTTAAGTCTACAACACCTGTTAGAATAGCAGGAAGATGTGCTGTATTTGCAGAATCTGATATGATACATAAACAGCAGCTGGGATATAATGATTCTGATATTATAAGAGGCTTATGTGATGCATTGGTAAGAAACTACTTAAATAATATAGGAAAAGGAAAAGATATTGAATCAAAGGTGTTCTTTCAAGGCGGAGTAGCAGCAAATAAAGGCATGAAAGCTGCTTTCGAAAGTTCGCTAGGGTTTGAGATCTTTGTGCCAGAGCACTATAATATGATGGGGGCTATAGGTGCTGCACTTATAGCAAAAGCCTCTGTTGAAAAGAGTGGGAAGACTAACTTTAAAGGATTTAATCTTGCTGATAGTAAATTTATATCTAAAAGCTTTGAGTGCGAAGGATGCCCTAATAGGTGTGAGGTTGTTAGAATTAATGAAAATGAAAGTACTATTGGATGTTTCGGAGATAGATGTGGTAAATGGAGTAGCAAGAAAGCCATATAG
- a CDS encoding 2-hydroxyglutaryl-CoA dehydratase, translated as MKITFPHMGNVYLAAKALFDGLGIDYVIPNQSSKSSLEIGALHSPEEICLPFKIMIGNYIEAIEQGADTVIITGSCGPCRFGEYCEMQMNLLKKLGHDLDFIVIDAPKEIGIKELFARLSKISSVSEKNAFEKIRVLYDALRVVKLVDEVEAKAHYLAGFEEETGTCKKLLHKCKAEALRTSNPSQMIKLLLDYKKQLDNVPIDDKKNPIKIAIIGEIYTVIEPFSNLYIEDKLMDYGVSTIRRLTPSWWVKNTALVPTKLNSLDIRKGSKEYLPLYIGGHARECIGEAVLAYEDGCDGAIQIFPMGCMPEIVSKAILPKISSDKDFPIMSLVVDEMTGEAGYVTRIEAFVDLLERRKMRCTTLA; from the coding sequence TTGAAAATAACATTTCCGCATATGGGCAATGTATATCTTGCAGCTAAAGCATTATTTGATGGTCTTGGTATTGATTATGTGATACCTAATCAGAGTAGCAAATCTTCTCTTGAAATAGGTGCATTGCACTCACCAGAAGAGATATGCCTTCCATTTAAAATTATGATTGGAAACTATATTGAGGCAATTGAGCAAGGGGCAGACACTGTAATAATAACTGGAAGCTGTGGGCCTTGTAGATTTGGAGAATACTGCGAGATGCAGATGAATCTACTTAAAAAGCTTGGTCATGATTTAGATTTTATAGTTATAGATGCTCCAAAAGAAATAGGGATCAAAGAACTATTTGCTAGACTTAGCAAAATATCATCGGTGAGTGAAAAAAATGCTTTTGAGAAAATAAGGGTATTGTACGATGCTTTAAGAGTGGTTAAGTTGGTTGATGAAGTAGAAGCAAAAGCACACTATCTTGCTGGTTTTGAAGAAGAAACTGGTACTTGTAAGAAATTGCTGCATAAATGTAAGGCGGAGGCTCTAAGAACTTCAAATCCATCCCAAATGATAAAACTCCTTTTAGATTATAAAAAGCAATTAGATAATGTACCTATAGATGATAAAAAGAATCCAATTAAGATTGCAATAATAGGAGAGATATATACTGTAATAGAACCGTTTTCCAATTTATACATTGAAGATAAGTTAATGGATTATGGAGTTTCAACAATAAGAAGGTTAACTCCGAGTTGGTGGGTAAAAAATACAGCACTTGTCCCAACTAAATTAAATTCTCTAGATATAAGAAAAGGGTCTAAAGAGTATCTACCTCTTTATATTGGAGGGCATGCGAGAGAATGTATTGGTGAAGCAGTTTTAGCTTATGAAGATGGATGTGATGGAGCTATTCAAATTTTTCCAATGGGGTGTATGCCTGAGATTGTTTCAAAAGCTATTTTGCCTAAGATATCCAGTGATAAAGACTTTCCTATAATGTCTTTAGTGGTTGATGAGATGACTGGAGAAGCAGGATATGTCACAAGAATAGAAGCATTTGTAGATTTACTTGAAAGGAGAAAGATGAGATGTACTACCTTGGCGTAG
- a CDS encoding acyl-CoA dehydratase activase-related protein, producing MKVGIPKGLLYYKYHPFLNTFFTELGAEIITSEDTNKEILDEGVKYCVDEACLPIKIFHGHVSMLRDKCDVIVIPRIMQLRSREYICPKFCGLPEMVINSIPDIPLSITEPIYAASEKELYQWAQKAGRSITNNRTQIRNAFDKALGEQSKYKTGIKNEDYKINVALAGHPYNLYDDFINMNIVKKLNKLGVGVITEEFIDDNLINDKVKDLYKRPFWTFARNAYGFTLEASNEKMVNGIIYISSFACGIDSVIVELIKDKIGDFPFMILKVDEHTGEAGLETRVEAFVDMLERSC from the coding sequence ATGAAAGTTGGTATTCCTAAAGGACTTTTATATTATAAGTATCATCCTTTCCTAAATACATTCTTTACTGAATTAGGAGCCGAGATAATAACATCGGAAGATACGAATAAAGAAATTTTAGATGAAGGTGTTAAATATTGTGTAGATGAGGCATGTTTACCTATAAAAATTTTTCATGGTCATGTTTCAATGCTCAGAGATAAATGCGATGTTATAGTTATACCAAGAATAATGCAACTTAGATCAAGGGAATATATTTGTCCTAAGTTTTGTGGCTTACCTGAAATGGTTATAAATAGCATACCAGATATTCCACTATCAATAACAGAGCCGATATATGCTGCTTCTGAAAAGGAGCTTTATCAGTGGGCTCAGAAGGCTGGAAGGTCAATTACTAATAATAGAACACAAATAAGAAATGCTTTTGATAAAGCATTAGGAGAACAAAGTAAATACAAAACTGGAATAAAAAATGAGGATTATAAAATCAATGTTGCATTGGCCGGTCATCCTTACAATCTATATGATGACTTTATAAACATGAATATAGTGAAGAAATTAAATAAATTAGGGGTTGGGGTAATTACAGAGGAATTCATAGATGATAACTTAATTAACGATAAAGTTAAAGATCTATATAAAAGACCTTTTTGGACTTTTGCTCGTAATGCCTATGGATTCACTTTAGAAGCTTCCAATGAAAAAATGGTCAATGGAATAATATATATATCTTCCTTTGCATGTGGTATTGATTCAGTAATTGTGGAGCTTATTAAAGACAAAATTGGAGATTTTCCTTTTATGATTCTAAAGGTTGATGAGCATACTGGAGAAGCAGGTCTAGAAACTAGAGTAGAAGCTTTTGTTGATATGTTAGAAAGGAGCTGTTAA
- the map gene encoding type I methionyl aminopeptidase has translation MIINSENELVALKRIGKIVAEAREEMLKAVRPGITTMELDLIGEKILSFYGAKSAPKYEYNFPGATCISINDEAAHGIPGARIINEGDSVNIDVSAVLDGYFSDTGATIVVSPTSNNIKQQLCNCSKQALNKAIMKAKAGTKINQIGRTIFNEARKNGFTVIKDLTGHGIGKSLHEDPENILNYFDINDSSILKDGSVLAVETFISNGAEHIFQDTNGWTYKTPDKSIVAQFEHTIVVTKGEPIILTTI, from the coding sequence ATGATTATAAATTCAGAAAATGAATTAGTGGCCTTAAAAAGAATTGGTAAGATTGTTGCTGAAGCCAGAGAAGAAATGCTAAAAGCAGTGAGACCTGGCATTACAACCATGGAGCTAGATTTAATAGGCGAAAAGATACTTTCTTTCTACGGTGCAAAATCTGCACCTAAGTATGAGTATAATTTTCCTGGTGCTACTTGTATAAGCATTAATGATGAAGCAGCGCATGGAATCCCAGGTGCTAGAATTATAAATGAAGGAGATTCTGTAAACATAGATGTTTCGGCAGTTTTAGACGGTTACTTCTCAGATACAGGTGCAACTATAGTTGTATCTCCTACGTCTAATAATATAAAGCAGCAACTTTGTAATTGTTCTAAGCAAGCTCTGAATAAGGCAATTATGAAAGCTAAAGCAGGTACTAAAATTAATCAAATAGGAAGGACTATTTTTAATGAAGCTAGGAAAAATGGTTTTACAGTTATAAAGGATTTAACTGGACATGGAATAGGAAAAAGCTTACATGAAGATCCCGAAAATATCCTTAATTATTTTGATATTAATGATAGCTCCATATTAAAGGATGGGTCTGTACTCGCAGTTGAAACATTTATATCAAATGGTGCTGAACACATTTTTCAAGACACAAATGGATGGACTTATAAGACTCCAGATAAAAGTATTGTAGCTCAATTTGAACATACTATTGTCGTTACAAAAGGAGAACCTATTATATTAACAACTATATAG
- a CDS encoding GNAT family N-acetyltransferase codes for MLSYRFADEKDVNLLISLRLDFLELIPTDELYYDLKEELKNYFEEKMHNESCVVMFAEDNAAIIGTGMLLFYDSVPSIKNKTGKSAHLTNLYVHESYRKQKIGTLILTKLVEFAREKECYSILLNASDDSKELFSRHGFKKVKSSMIYEVPNEKLAKDTSELYNANPM; via the coding sequence ATGCTTTCATATAGGTTTGCTGATGAGAAAGATGTAAATTTACTTATTTCACTAAGACTAGATTTCTTAGAGCTAATTCCTACTGATGAACTATACTATGATCTAAAAGAAGAACTAAAAAATTATTTTGAAGAAAAGATGCATAACGAAAGCTGTGTTGTTATGTTCGCAGAAGATAATGCCGCTATTATAGGCACTGGAATGTTATTATTTTACGATTCTGTTCCATCAATAAAAAATAAAACAGGAAAAAGTGCACACTTAACTAATCTATATGTTCACGAATCGTACAGAAAACAAAAAATAGGAACTTTAATATTAACAAAACTTGTTGAGTTTGCAAGAGAAAAAGAATGCTACTCTATTTTACTCAATGCTTCAGACGATAGCAAAGAGCTATTTTCAAGACACGGTTTTAAAAAAGTGAAAAGCAGCATGATCTATGAGGTGCCAAATGAAAAACTTGCAAAAGATACTAGCGAACTTTACAACGCAAATCCAATGTAA
- a CDS encoding DegV family protein codes for MIKIMVDSTCDLPRDIIEKYEIKVLPLRVSLEGVEYLDKKTIQVDEVYSFIRRGIVPKTSQVNPKDFYDAFEEYCNKGQDFIYLSFSSKLSGTYGLARNILDEIKEKYPNNKMEVLDSKGGSTATGLIALQAVKLIEKGLKFEVVLNQLNQLVEHVEHIFSISDLRWLVKGGRVGMVSGTIGSMMDIRPILDVEDGRMKVIRNVRGKKKALNTIVDIVEQRFKNFPNQMIGISHADELETAEELIKLIKDRLGIRDIMINKIGSVLGSHLGIGGVGVFFFNKEPDIYI; via the coding sequence ATGATTAAAATTATGGTAGATAGCACATGCGATTTACCACGAGACATTATAGAAAAATATGAAATCAAAGTACTTCCACTTAGGGTATCTTTAGAAGGTGTAGAATATTTAGATAAGAAAACAATACAGGTTGATGAAGTTTATTCATTCATTAGACGTGGCATAGTTCCTAAAACCTCTCAAGTGAATCCAAAGGATTTCTATGATGCATTTGAGGAATATTGTAATAAAGGACAAGATTTTATTTACTTATCATTTTCATCAAAGCTTTCAGGAACCTATGGATTAGCTAGAAATATATTAGATGAAATCAAAGAAAAGTATCCTAATAATAAAATGGAAGTTTTGGATTCTAAAGGTGGTTCCACAGCTACTGGTTTAATTGCATTACAGGCTGTTAAACTTATAGAAAAAGGGCTGAAATTTGAGGTGGTATTAAATCAATTAAATCAGCTAGTTGAACATGTAGAACATATTTTTAGTATTTCTGATTTAAGGTGGCTTGTAAAAGGTGGGCGAGTAGGTATGGTTTCAGGAACAATAGGTTCAATGATGGATATAAGACCGATATTAGATGTTGAAGACGGAAGAATGAAAGTTATTAGAAATGTCAGGGGAAAAAAGAAAGCGCTTAATACAATAGTTGATATAGTAGAACAAAGATTCAAAAACTTCCCTAATCAAATGATTGGGATAAGTCATGCTGACGAATTAGAAACTGCTGAGGAACTTATAAAATTAATAAAAGATAGGTTAGGAATACGAGATATTATGATTAATAAGATAGGAAGTGTCTTAGGAAGCCATTTAGGAATAGGTGGCGTAGGTGTTTTCTTTTTTAATAAGGAACCTGATATATATATTTAA
- a CDS encoding nitroreductase family protein translates to MMNVNTEKCIGCGLCVKDCFVRDIEMVDGKAKIKNEACFKCGHCVAICPKEAVSTDDYNMEEVKAYNKDEFEIEPERLLNFIKFRRTVRQFQAKDIEIEKLNKIIDAGRFTQTGSNAQNVSYVVVRENLNKLKALAFEGLSNYGKYMLNNLTPETAHFKRYAEMWIQMNEEFKADNTKDKLFFNAPAVVLVLSESEVNGALASSNMELMVDALGLGTFFSGFFVRAAQGNKEIMELLGINEGQKIVTCMVIGYPAVKYSRTVPRKDAVVSWK, encoded by the coding sequence ATGATGAATGTTAATACAGAAAAATGTATTGGTTGTGGATTATGCGTAAAGGATTGTTTTGTAAGAGATATAGAGATGGTTGATGGAAAAGCAAAGATTAAGAATGAAGCTTGTTTTAAATGTGGACATTGCGTTGCCATATGCCCAAAAGAAGCCGTGTCGACAGATGATTATAATATGGAAGAAGTAAAAGCTTATAACAAAGATGAATTTGAAATAGAACCAGAAAGATTACTAAACTTTATTAAGTTTAGAAGAACAGTAAGACAATTTCAAGCTAAAGATATCGAAATTGAAAAATTAAATAAAATTATAGATGCTGGAAGATTCACACAAACAGGAAGTAATGCACAGAATGTTTCTTATGTAGTAGTAAGAGAGAATTTAAATAAATTAAAAGCTTTAGCTTTTGAAGGCTTAAGTAACTACGGAAAGTATATGCTTAATAACTTAACTCCTGAAACTGCACATTTTAAGAGATATGCTGAGATGTGGATACAAATGAATGAAGAATTTAAAGCTGATAATACTAAGGACAAGTTGTTCTTTAATGCACCAGCAGTAGTTTTAGTATTATCTGAATCAGAGGTTAATGGAGCTCTAGCTTCTTCTAATATGGAGCTTATGGTAGATGCTTTAGGACTCGGAACTTTCTTTAGTGGTTTCTTTGTAAGAGCGGCGCAAGGAAATAAGGAAATCATGGAGCTGCTAGGAATAAACGAGGGACAAAAGATAGTTACTTGTATGGTAATAGGATATCCAGCAGTAAAATACTCAAGAACTGTACCAAGAAAAGATGCTGTGGTTTCATGGAAATAG
- a CDS encoding GNAT family N-acetyltransferase, translating to MEYEIKIAHINNLYDIVELLNTVTLNLHKKNINQWQYPWDTEEIKSNIENKYTYAVFNNEKIIGTFSLKPKPKSSWIPEIDEEILYLHTLAILPEYQKKSIGCKIIDFSHNQSATLNKPLYLDCWSKNIKLKTFYLNSGFDYLMDYPEEDFEISVFKYHKI from the coding sequence ATGGAATACGAAATAAAAATAGCTCATATTAATAATCTTTATGACATTGTTGAATTACTTAATACAGTGACTTTAAATCTACATAAAAAAAATATAAATCAATGGCAATACCCCTGGGATACTGAGGAGATAAAAAGTAATATTGAGAACAAATATACTTATGCTGTATTTAACAACGAAAAAATTATAGGTACTTTTTCTTTAAAGCCAAAACCAAAAAGTTCTTGGATACCTGAAATTGATGAGGAAATACTTTATCTACATACTTTAGCAATATTACCAGAATACCAAAAGAAAAGTATAGGATGCAAAATTATTGACTTTTCACATAATCAATCAGCGACATTAAACAAGCCGCTTTATTTGGACTGTTGGTCAAAAAACATTAAATTAAAGACTTTTTATTTAAATTCTGGCTTTGATTATTTAATGGATTATCCTGAAGAGGATTTCGAAATCAGTGTGTTTAAGTATCATAAAATATAG
- a CDS encoding oleate hydratase, with amino-acid sequence MKNYERISTVPQKGIENKKAYLVGGGIGSLASAAFLIRDGHMPAKNIHILEESNVFGGSMDGAGNAEDGYIARGGRELESRMECLYDLFGFIPSLTSPDRTVLDEFRELNIAEPIKSHCRLVENKGQKADFSTLGLEFEDIMSLNKLVLAHDDEIGAATCEQWFKPHFFETNFWYFWRSMFAFENWHSVLEVKRYMVRFMYLIGGMNQLDGILHTEYNQYDSLILPLITWLKKQGVVMELGVQVIDLDIKVTEAEKTVERIYVKRNGHEEVIETTVNDLVFVTNGSMTENSTLGDTYTAAVLNRNQKERGCWSLWENIAKQSPDFGHPEVFAGDIDKTKWLSFTVTITDNTSVFDHLLELTGDEPGMGGVVTIKDSSWLMSWVTPKQPHFINQPDNVQVLWAYGLFPDNAGDFVNKKMSDCTGAELFTELLYHMGLGDKVDEILPSCKVIPCMMPYITSQFMPRKKGDRPEVIPNGCTNLAFLGQFSEIPNDCVFTVEYSVRSAIMAVYGLLKLDKEVPPVYEGQYDVRVLLNAVKTMLGNREISIDRMIGKLLFNTGIIK; translated from the coding sequence ATGAAAAATTATGAGAGAATAAGCACAGTACCTCAAAAGGGCATTGAAAACAAGAAAGCGTACTTAGTAGGTGGGGGAATAGGATCACTTGCATCTGCTGCATTTTTAATTAGAGATGGACATATGCCAGCAAAAAATATTCATATATTAGAAGAATCCAATGTTTTTGGTGGAAGTATGGATGGAGCAGGAAACGCAGAAGATGGTTATATTGCTAGAGGTGGAAGAGAACTAGAATCTAGAATGGAATGCCTTTACGATTTATTTGGATTTATTCCATCCCTTACGAGTCCAGATAGAACAGTTTTAGATGAATTTAGGGAACTTAATATTGCAGAGCCAATAAAATCACACTGTAGATTAGTAGAAAATAAAGGGCAAAAAGCAGATTTTTCTACTTTAGGACTTGAGTTTGAAGATATAATGTCTTTAAACAAGCTAGTACTTGCTCATGATGATGAAATTGGAGCAGCAACTTGCGAACAATGGTTCAAGCCACATTTTTTTGAAACAAATTTCTGGTACTTCTGGCGTTCAATGTTTGCATTTGAAAATTGGCATAGTGTACTTGAAGTTAAAAGATATATGGTAAGATTCATGTACTTAATAGGTGGAATGAATCAATTAGACGGAATACTTCATACTGAATACAATCAATATGATTCATTGATATTACCACTAATCACTTGGCTTAAGAAGCAAGGTGTGGTGATGGAACTAGGTGTACAAGTTATCGATTTGGATATAAAGGTCACTGAAGCTGAAAAAACTGTTGAACGTATTTATGTAAAGAGAAATGGCCATGAAGAAGTTATTGAGACCACTGTAAATGACTTAGTTTTTGTAACCAATGGATCGATGACTGAAAATTCAACTTTAGGAGATACTTATACAGCAGCCGTGTTAAACAGAAATCAAAAAGAAAGAGGCTGTTGGTCCTTATGGGAAAATATAGCTAAGCAAAGCCCTGATTTTGGGCATCCAGAAGTATTTGCTGGAGATATAGATAAAACAAAGTGGCTTTCTTTTACTGTTACAATTACAGATAACACTTCTGTTTTTGATCATCTATTAGAACTAACTGGTGATGAACCTGGTATGGGTGGAGTAGTAACTATTAAGGACTCAAGCTGGCTAATGTCTTGGGTTACACCTAAGCAACCTCATTTTATAAATCAACCTGACAATGTACAAGTACTTTGGGCATATGGTTTGTTCCCAGATAATGCTGGTGACTTTGTAAACAAGAAAATGAGTGATTGTACAGGTGCAGAATTATTTACTGAATTACTTTATCATATGGGTTTAGGAGATAAGGTAGATGAGATACTACCATCATGTAAAGTTATACCATGCATGATGCCATATATAACAAGCCAATTCATGCCACGCAAGAAAGGTGATAGACCTGAAGTTATACCAAATGGATGTACTAATTTAGCATTCCTTGGACAATTTTCAGAGATACCAAATGATTGTGTATTTACAGTAGAGTATTCTGTAAGATCAGCGATTATGGCTGTATATGGATTACTTAAGTTAGATAAAGAAGTTCCACCGGTTTATGAAGGACAATATGATGTTAGAGTATTGTTAAATGCAGTTAAAACTATGCTTGGAAACAGAGAAATTTCAATTGATAGAATGATTGGTAAACTGCTTTTTAACACAGGGATTATAAAGTAA
- a CDS encoding TetR/AcrR family transcriptional regulator, whose product MANSYMTKQLMADSLKKLMEKIPFSKISIQNIVDGCGITRQAFYYHFQDVYELLGWIYNNEAIYYLEQHKTYENWKEGYLEAFRYIEKNKAFCMNTLHSIGRDHLERFLFANTSNSLKQIVDEISEGTKISEEYKKFIVDFYTPALISLVAKWMEENMKEKPEYIIEKIGFLIDGTIKQAIIRFEEKHR is encoded by the coding sequence ATGGCTAATTCGTATATGACAAAGCAGCTAATGGCAGATTCATTAAAGAAACTTATGGAGAAGATTCCCTTTAGCAAGATATCAATTCAAAATATAGTAGATGGCTGTGGAATTACAAGACAAGCTTTTTATTATCATTTTCAGGATGTATATGAATTATTGGGATGGATTTATAATAATGAGGCTATTTATTATTTAGAACAACATAAGACCTATGAAAACTGGAAAGAAGGCTATTTAGAAGCGTTTAGATATATTGAAAAAAACAAGGCGTTCTGTATGAATACCCTACATTCTATTGGGAGAGATCATCTTGAAAGATTTCTATTTGCAAATACATCAAATTCACTTAAGCAGATTGTAGATGAAATTTCTGAAGGAACAAAAATTTCAGAAGAATATAAAAAATTCATAGTAGATTTTTATACACCAGCGCTTATATCATTAGTTGCAAAATGGATGGAAGAAAATATGAAGGAAAAACCTGAATATATAATTGAAAAAATAGGGTTTTTAATTGATGGTACTATAAAACAAGCAATAATAAGATTTGAAGAAAAACACAGATAA
- a CDS encoding HoxN/HupN/NixA family nickel/cobalt transporter, producing MLSRKNTNWIFYSVIVAILHIIGIALVLLNISKYPQIIGLALLVYTLGLRHAFDVDHIAAIDNTVRKLIEQEKDSTGVGFFFSMGHSSVVFIMALITTFSMGWASKNIPQIKEVGSVIGTSVSGAFLVLIGVLNLFIWFDIYKFFKDTRKGKYEEENLEKLLLDRGLIAKLGKPFYKFISKSWHVYPLGFLFGLGFDTASEVALLAISANAATKSIPITMLIALPIVFAAGMSLMDTADGIFMTTAYNWAFSTPLRKIYYNLSVTGISVIAALFIGVVELTQILAPKLGLNSGVWMWIQNLDMANIGYLLVILFVIMWALSYIIWKRLKLESA from the coding sequence ATGCTATCAAGAAAGAATACTAATTGGATATTCTATAGTGTTATAGTAGCTATATTACATATTATTGGAATAGCTTTGGTATTACTTAATATTAGTAAATACCCACAGATTATTGGTCTTGCTCTACTGGTATATACTTTAGGATTAAGGCATGCATTTGATGTAGACCACATTGCAGCAATAGATAATACAGTGAGGAAATTAATAGAGCAGGAGAAAGATTCCACAGGAGTAGGATTCTTTTTTTCAATGGGACATTCTTCCGTAGTTTTTATAATGGCGCTTATAACTACTTTTTCAATGGGATGGGCAAGTAAAAATATTCCGCAAATCAAAGAAGTCGGCAGTGTAATAGGCACTTCGGTTTCAGGGGCATTTCTTGTGCTTATCGGAGTGCTTAATCTATTTATTTGGTTCGATATTTACAAGTTCTTTAAAGATACAAGAAAGGGTAAATATGAAGAAGAAAACTTAGAAAAACTTTTGCTAGATAGAGGATTAATTGCTAAGTTAGGAAAGCCATTCTATAAGTTTATAAGCAAAAGTTGGCATGTTTACCCATTAGGTTTTCTCTTCGGATTAGGTTTTGATACTGCATCAGAGGTAGCTCTTTTAGCAATTTCGGCAAACGCTGCAACAAAGAGCATTCCAATAACAATGCTTATCGCTTTGCCTATTGTCTTTGCAGCTGGTATGAGCTTGATGGATACTGCTGATGGGATATTTATGACAACAGCATATAACTGGGCCTTTTCAACTCCTTTACGCAAAATATACTATAATCTTTCTGTTACAGGTATATCCGTTATAGCTGCTTTATTTATTGGAGTAGTTGAGTTAACTCAAATATTGGCTCCTAAGCTAGGACTAAACAGTGGAGTATGGATGTGGATACAGAATTTAGATATGGCCAATATCGGTTATTTATTAGTAATATTGTTTGTTATAATGTGGGCGTTGTCCTATATAATATGGAAAAGATTAAAGTTAGAAAGTGCTTAA
- the larB gene encoding nickel pincer cofactor biosynthesis protein LarB, with protein sequence MDKDDIKKLLEAVKNGGIEIERAVKEIEDLPFKDLGFAVIDNHRQIRTGYPEVIYCEGKTVEQVRNIIEFMLTKENNILATRASEEMFNAVKEICSEAKYNKLGRTITIKKREETLSESYIAIISAGTSDLPVVEEAYETALILGNKVEKIVDVGVAGIHRLFARLEVIRGAKVVIVIAGMEGALASVIGGLVDKPVIAVPTSVGYGANFGGFAALLSMLNSCANGISVVNIDNGFGAAYNASMINKL encoded by the coding sequence ATGGATAAAGATGATATAAAAAAATTATTAGAAGCTGTTAAAAATGGTGGAATTGAAATAGAAAGGGCAGTAAAGGAAATTGAGGATTTACCTTTTAAAGATTTAGGTTTTGCAGTTATTGACAATCATAGGCAGATCAGAACCGGATATCCTGAAGTTATATACTGTGAAGGAAAAACAGTCGAACAGGTAAGAAATATTATTGAATTTATGCTTACCAAAGAAAATAATATTTTGGCTACTAGAGCTAGCGAAGAAATGTTTAATGCAGTAAAAGAAATATGTAGTGAGGCAAAATATAATAAGTTAGGTAGAACTATAACCATTAAGAAAAGAGAAGAAACTCTTTCAGAAAGTTATATTGCTATTATTTCAGCAGGAACTTCTGATTTACCAGTGGTTGAAGAAGCATATGAGACAGCACTAATTCTTGGTAATAAAGTTGAGAAGATTGTAGATGTAGGTGTGGCAGGTATACATAGATTGTTTGCTAGGCTTGAAGTTATAAGAGGTGCTAAGGTAGTAATTGTCATTGCAGGAATGGAAGGTGCTCTTGCAAGTGTTATAGGTGGATTAGTAGATAAACCTGTAATCGCTGTACCTACAAGCGTTGGGTATGGAGCCAATTTTGGAGGTTTTGCTGCGCTTTTATCAATGCTAAACAGCTGTGCTAACGGTATAAGTGTTGTAAACATAGATAATGGATTTGGAGCTGCATATAATGCAAGTATGATAAATAAATTATAA